In a single window of the Rhodopirellula bahusiensis genome:
- a CDS encoding TolC family protein, translating into MSRSFLYSLIALTGTVPAIGCAQHFDRAPAADAYSTRSAAVATAIATATNDQAEPDSMLAEDVKAEEIKADVPSIRPVAHRDVDATVSQPQAVSETVMTIDGKRYRLQPIEKEPATQPAEHSLAAFESASVGLAPEPMVVEPFEQPVEVGMLATDSIQMNLPTALAMIDGQHPAVGLAQWRTREAYAELDQAKVLWLPSIQAGFSFHRHDGNYQSSNGDIVDVNRNSFQYGLGAGATGAGTTNTRPGLVAQFHLADAIFQPKIAEKSAWARSHAAAGVLNQQLLQAAMAYTELLEAHQDARVLEESRDRAGELTRITTDFASAGQGLQADADRMQTEMRLIDSRLVASQERIAVASARLAQAISMHSGDNLVPMDVTVVPLNLTHMGTDKASLISTGLSSRPELKESQSLVAAACEAYQREKYAPFVPSVLLGYSTGGFGGGLGNDLSDVDGRYDFDAVVTWELRNFGLGERAARNRTSARVQQAKYEKLRVMDQIAAEISESASQVEFRRQQMDLTQQAIATAERSYQANLERIQDGEGLPVEVLQAVQALEAARRAYLQAVTSYNQAQFRLQWALGWPVNDDQTVYEY; encoded by the coding sequence ATGTCTCGTTCGTTTCTTTACTCTTTGATTGCCCTCACGGGCACCGTTCCCGCGATCGGTTGTGCTCAGCATTTTGACCGAGCCCCTGCTGCAGACGCCTATTCCACCCGTTCGGCGGCCGTTGCAACCGCGATCGCAACGGCGACCAACGATCAGGCGGAACCGGATTCCATGTTGGCTGAGGACGTCAAAGCTGAGGAAATCAAAGCCGACGTTCCCTCGATTCGTCCCGTCGCCCATCGTGATGTCGACGCCACCGTCTCTCAGCCACAGGCCGTCAGCGAAACGGTGATGACGATCGATGGGAAACGTTACCGGTTGCAGCCGATCGAAAAGGAACCTGCAACGCAGCCCGCGGAGCATTCCCTGGCGGCATTCGAAAGTGCTTCGGTAGGATTGGCGCCAGAACCCATGGTGGTTGAGCCCTTCGAGCAACCAGTGGAAGTCGGCATGTTGGCCACCGATTCCATCCAAATGAACTTGCCGACCGCTTTGGCAATGATCGACGGTCAGCACCCGGCGGTCGGATTGGCTCAGTGGCGGACTCGCGAAGCGTACGCGGAACTGGACCAAGCCAAGGTGTTGTGGTTGCCGTCCATCCAGGCCGGGTTCAGCTTCCACCGTCACGATGGGAACTACCAATCCAGCAACGGTGACATTGTCGATGTCAATCGGAATTCGTTTCAGTACGGGTTGGGCGCAGGTGCGACCGGTGCGGGAACGACCAATACTCGACCGGGGCTGGTTGCTCAGTTCCATTTGGCCGACGCAATCTTTCAGCCGAAGATCGCCGAGAAGTCCGCTTGGGCACGGAGCCACGCCGCAGCCGGTGTGTTGAATCAGCAATTGTTGCAAGCTGCGATGGCCTACACCGAATTGTTGGAAGCTCACCAAGACGCTCGCGTGCTGGAAGAATCCCGCGACCGAGCTGGGGAGCTCACTCGGATCACGACCGATTTCGCTTCCGCCGGCCAGGGATTGCAAGCTGACGCAGATCGAATGCAAACGGAGATGCGTCTGATCGACAGTCGTTTGGTTGCCAGTCAGGAACGCATTGCGGTTGCATCGGCGCGACTTGCTCAGGCAATCAGCATGCACTCGGGGGACAACTTGGTTCCGATGGACGTGACCGTGGTTCCGTTGAACCTGACCCATATGGGGACCGACAAAGCATCGTTGATCAGCACGGGTTTGTCGTCACGACCGGAGTTGAAAGAATCCCAGTCGTTGGTCGCTGCCGCCTGCGAAGCTTACCAACGCGAAAAGTATGCTCCGTTTGTTCCGAGTGTACTCTTGGGTTACAGCACCGGCGGATTTGGAGGCGGCTTGGGCAACGATCTCAGCGATGTCGATGGTCGCTATGACTTCGACGCCGTGGTCACGTGGGAACTACGCAACTTCGGGCTTGGGGAACGTGCCGCTCGCAACCGAACGTCCGCACGAGTTCAGCAAGCCAAATACGAAAAGCTTCGCGTGATGGATCAGATCGCAGCCGAAATCTCGGAATCGGCCAGCCAGGTTGAGTTTCGTCGTCAACAAATGGATTTGACTCAGCAAGCGATCGCCACGGCGGAACGATCTTACCAAGCGAACTTGGAACGCATCCAAGATGGTGAAGGTTTGCCCGTCGAAGTCTTGCAAGCCGTCCAGGCTCTGGAGGCAGCACGTCGTGCCTATCTCCAGGCCGTGACGTCTTACAACCAAGCCCAATTCCGACTGCAATGGGCCTTGGGATGGCCAGTCAACGATGACCAAACCGTGTACGAGTATTGA
- a CDS encoding efflux RND transporter permease subunit has protein sequence MSLIQFSLRNRFAVLAASIALCVLGAAVIPGITIDILPDFKKPVVVSFFSYPGLPTLDMEKSVTSRVERALTLAGKIEHQESRTVPGAAVIKVFFQPGADPSSAMNDIVNLEASDMFHLPPGIEWPFTLRSEPSNLPVVLAAISGEGLSESELYTIGYYAVRNKMGGLKGVQIPHPFGGKFRQMMVYVDPAKLQAYHVSATDVVDALKKSNLVLAAGTATMGGTDYQIHPRNTLPDVDEIEGIPIAVRNDRPIFIRDVAEVKDDAALQYNIVRVNGKRSVYCPLLREPGENTIAVVDRIYDGIASEIPKMKERGDIPDATEVTLVSDQSLYIRNAMSSLLTQVTLGSVLVALVVFVFLRRVLPTVIIVSTILLAILIGALGFAFSGQTINVMTLGGIALAIGTVVDAGIVVVENVIRHGRMGKSAMEAARDGTQEVSGAILAGTITTLAVFLPAIFLTGMIKYLFAPLSLAATLTIGASYILALTVVPAFCATFVRERVREKSSDQQEEGNEPKPQTPSGLYGHLLATAMRVPAISALVITVAVGASFLLLPQIGTELFPNVDSGSFEIRLKTLPGTALSKTEELVAKIEDSIKEVIPEDRIDTIISNIGLPVGKGAGFSTVLSSNSGPDTAYLIVNLNQEDRHVGTQTYIDELRSKLNEEYPLEQFMFVSGGIVNMALNEGVPTPISVQVSAGTLQQCRDAAERIVREIAPIQGTRDVQIAQSLDYPQFDVKVDRTRAKYLGVDQEQVAQTVLTALGSSVGYSPTIWIDPKSGVDFFMGVQYASNQFQSLDEVQNIPLSLDTPDGPITIPLSNIATVNRVTIPGEIAHYNISRVNDIHVNVAGRDLGSVAADIDAVLADMEFKNGVSVTLRGPIEKMRDGMSMLGAGLAVATLLVYLVLMAQFRSFLDPLIIMLSVPLGIGGVLVVLFLTDTYINIQSLMGTLMMIGVVVNNSILLVEFANQRLASGVTAREAAMSAAQVRLRPILMTSLTLVASMLPLSFQLAPGNEAMIPLARALLGGMVISTILTLILVPCVYVMFHRNRTASKVA, from the coding sequence ATGTCATTGATCCAGTTTTCACTCCGCAATCGTTTCGCGGTGCTGGCGGCATCCATCGCACTTTGTGTTCTGGGCGCGGCCGTCATCCCCGGTATCACGATCGACATCCTTCCGGATTTCAAAAAACCGGTGGTCGTCAGCTTTTTCTCTTATCCAGGTCTTCCCACCTTGGACATGGAGAAATCGGTCACCTCCCGCGTGGAGCGTGCGTTGACCTTGGCAGGCAAAATTGAACACCAGGAATCTCGCACGGTTCCGGGTGCCGCTGTGATCAAAGTCTTCTTCCAACCGGGTGCCGATCCAAGTTCAGCGATGAACGACATCGTCAACTTGGAAGCCAGTGACATGTTCCACTTGCCGCCCGGGATCGAATGGCCGTTCACGCTTCGCAGCGAACCATCGAACCTGCCCGTCGTGCTCGCGGCGATCTCGGGCGAAGGCCTGAGCGAATCGGAACTGTACACGATCGGGTACTACGCCGTCCGGAACAAAATGGGTGGCTTGAAAGGCGTCCAGATTCCTCACCCCTTCGGCGGCAAGTTCCGCCAAATGATGGTCTACGTCGATCCAGCCAAACTGCAGGCCTACCACGTCAGCGCCACCGACGTGGTCGACGCGCTCAAGAAATCGAATCTCGTGTTGGCGGCGGGGACCGCGACCATGGGCGGAACGGACTATCAAATCCATCCTCGAAACACATTGCCCGATGTGGATGAGATCGAGGGCATTCCCATCGCCGTTCGAAACGATCGTCCAATCTTCATTCGAGACGTTGCGGAAGTCAAAGACGATGCGGCGTTGCAATACAACATCGTCCGCGTCAATGGAAAACGCAGCGTCTACTGCCCGCTCCTTCGCGAACCCGGTGAGAACACGATTGCCGTCGTTGACAGAATCTACGATGGAATCGCATCGGAGATTCCGAAGATGAAGGAACGCGGAGACATCCCCGATGCAACCGAAGTCACGTTGGTCTCGGACCAATCGCTCTACATTCGCAACGCGATGTCCAGCCTACTCACGCAGGTCACACTGGGGTCGGTCTTGGTCGCCTTGGTCGTGTTTGTTTTCCTAAGGCGAGTGCTGCCGACAGTGATCATTGTTTCGACGATCTTGTTGGCGATCTTGATCGGAGCCTTGGGATTCGCGTTCTCGGGTCAAACGATCAACGTCATGACGCTTGGCGGAATCGCACTGGCCATCGGCACCGTGGTCGACGCCGGAATCGTGGTGGTCGAAAACGTGATTCGTCACGGCCGCATGGGCAAATCCGCCATGGAAGCCGCCCGCGATGGAACGCAAGAAGTCTCCGGCGCAATTCTTGCCGGGACCATCACCACGCTCGCGGTGTTCCTGCCAGCAATCTTCCTGACGGGAATGATCAAGTATCTGTTTGCTCCCTTGTCGCTCGCGGCCACGCTGACCATCGGTGCGTCCTACATCTTGGCGTTGACGGTCGTCCCGGCTTTCTGTGCGACATTCGTCCGTGAACGTGTTCGTGAAAAATCGTCAGATCAGCAAGAGGAAGGCAACGAACCGAAACCTCAAACACCTTCGGGGCTGTATGGGCATCTGCTGGCAACGGCGATGCGAGTCCCTGCGATCTCGGCTCTGGTGATCACTGTGGCGGTGGGAGCCTCCTTTCTCTTGCTGCCGCAAATCGGCACGGAACTCTTTCCAAATGTGGATTCAGGCAGCTTTGAAATTCGCTTAAAAACCCTGCCCGGGACCGCCCTGTCGAAGACGGAAGAACTGGTCGCCAAGATTGAAGATTCGATCAAGGAAGTCATCCCTGAAGATCGGATTGACACGATCATCTCCAACATTGGTTTGCCAGTCGGAAAGGGTGCCGGTTTCTCCACCGTGTTGAGTTCCAACTCTGGACCTGACACGGCTTACTTGATTGTGAACTTGAACCAAGAAGATCGTCACGTTGGAACCCAAACTTACATTGATGAATTGCGATCCAAACTGAACGAGGAATATCCGCTGGAGCAGTTCATGTTTGTCTCCGGCGGGATTGTCAACATGGCGCTCAACGAAGGGGTCCCGACCCCGATCAGCGTTCAAGTTTCGGCGGGCACCCTGCAACAATGCCGAGACGCGGCCGAGCGAATTGTTCGCGAGATCGCTCCGATCCAAGGAACACGTGACGTCCAAATCGCCCAGTCTCTCGACTACCCGCAATTCGATGTGAAGGTTGATCGCACACGTGCCAAATACCTGGGCGTCGACCAGGAACAGGTCGCCCAAACGGTGCTGACGGCGTTGGGATCGAGTGTGGGCTATTCGCCAACGATCTGGATTGATCCCAAGAGCGGCGTCGACTTTTTCATGGGCGTTCAGTACGCATCGAATCAGTTTCAGTCGCTCGACGAGGTGCAGAACATTCCGTTGTCTCTCGACACCCCGGATGGTCCCATCACGATTCCGCTGTCCAACATCGCGACCGTCAATCGCGTGACCATCCCCGGCGAGATCGCCCACTACAACATTTCGCGGGTCAATGACATTCACGTCAATGTTGCTGGCAGAGACCTGGGAAGTGTCGCGGCTGACATCGATGCTGTTTTGGCGGACATGGAATTTAAAAACGGCGTCTCGGTCACGCTTCGAGGTCCTATCGAAAAGATGCGAGACGGAATGAGCATGCTGGGAGCCGGACTGGCCGTCGCAACGTTGCTGGTTTACCTCGTGCTGATGGCTCAGTTCCGTTCCTTCCTTGACCCGCTGATCATCATGTTGTCCGTGCCACTTGGCATCGGCGGCGTCTTGGTGGTTCTCTTTCTGACGGACACCTACATCAACATTCAATCGTTGATGGGAACGTTGATGATGATCGGAGTTGTTGTGAACAACTCGATTCTGCTGGTCGAGTTTGCTAATCAGCGACTTGCGAGCGGGGTGACGGCTCGAGAAGCAGCGATGTCAGCCGCACAAGTGCGTTTGCGTCCCATTTTGATGACGTCGTTAACCTTGGTTGCTTCCATGTTGCCGCTTTCGTTTCAGCTCGCACCTGGAAACGAAGCGATGATCCCGCTCGCTCGGGCTTTGTTAGGGGGCATGGTGATCTCCACCATCCTAACGCTGATCTTGGTTCCGTGCGTCTATGTGATGTTCCATCGCAACCGGACGGCCTCCAAAGTGGCATAG
- a CDS encoding OprO/OprP family phosphate-selective porin, which translates to MQSSSMRRGGSVARRTLAALVCLVASGGTVATADEWWNPADQVGSDSVLVSPESAPSQGSFDGMLSSEYSAAPVQAVESTLQSLPADIDQEPSGLGTLDQDTQNQLAIAEDDSDEASLEDRLEALAARLDSLDTLEEEWADYQDEMASDAKAKKKKSTIKIGGRVHIDHWSFSNTDAGINRIESGRIGGAAGDPNQSPENITAFRRLRLEISGTVPQNMKYRLQVDFNNPQTPEIKDAYLGWTNLPNNQTLLLGNQKRPLGLDHLNSSRYNVFAERPLAVEAFNEDARRFGLAMYGHNDAESFCWTYGIYNLENINTDGRFIGDSAQAGGYSRLWGSPWYDDTSGGRGYWHWGLAGAVAKPDGDAGANDTNNNEGRFRTRPVARSSQRWLNTGRIDGADWYQNIGFENILNLGSLQITGEYILTPMQVEDPAAGVDDNLFFHGGYIYASYFLTGEHMPYNRSTGTLSRVTPHENFFLVDRCNGCRGSGWGAWQVALRYDHLDLTDGGVNGGVADLFTAGLNWHWTPYSKVQNNLVWGEISDSGLAANGNSSLDAPVEAGNFLIFGTRFMIDF; encoded by the coding sequence ATGCAATCTTCATCCATGCGGCGCGGCGGTAGCGTTGCCAGACGAACCCTTGCGGCGTTGGTCTGCTTGGTAGCCAGTGGCGGAACAGTGGCGACCGCCGATGAATGGTGGAACCCCGCAGACCAAGTGGGAAGCGACTCCGTGTTGGTCTCGCCTGAATCGGCTCCTTCGCAGGGTTCGTTCGATGGAATGCTGTCCAGCGAGTACAGCGCGGCTCCCGTCCAAGCGGTTGAAAGTACTTTGCAGTCGCTTCCCGCTGATATCGATCAAGAGCCATCTGGACTCGGCACGCTTGATCAAGACACGCAAAACCAGCTAGCCATCGCGGAAGACGACTCCGATGAGGCATCCTTGGAGGATCGACTCGAAGCTCTCGCAGCACGTCTTGATTCGCTTGATACACTCGAAGAAGAGTGGGCCGACTACCAAGATGAAATGGCTTCGGACGCAAAAGCCAAGAAGAAAAAGTCGACCATCAAAATTGGCGGTCGTGTTCACATCGACCACTGGTCGTTCTCCAACACCGACGCTGGGATCAACCGGATCGAAAGCGGTCGAATTGGCGGAGCAGCCGGCGACCCCAATCAAAGTCCAGAGAACATCACCGCGTTCCGACGTCTGCGATTGGAAATCTCGGGGACCGTTCCCCAAAACATGAAATATCGTTTGCAGGTTGACTTCAATAACCCGCAAACACCCGAGATCAAAGACGCGTATCTCGGCTGGACCAACCTCCCCAACAACCAAACGTTGCTTTTGGGTAATCAAAAGCGTCCGCTCGGATTGGATCACTTGAACAGCTCGCGATACAACGTCTTCGCAGAGCGCCCATTAGCGGTTGAAGCATTCAATGAAGATGCTCGTCGCTTTGGTTTGGCGATGTATGGTCACAACGATGCAGAATCGTTCTGTTGGACCTACGGCATCTACAACCTCGAGAATATCAACACCGACGGTCGGTTCATCGGCGACTCAGCTCAAGCGGGTGGATACTCGCGGCTGTGGGGATCGCCATGGTACGACGATACCAGTGGTGGACGCGGGTACTGGCACTGGGGTTTGGCGGGAGCCGTTGCAAAACCAGACGGCGACGCTGGAGCGAATGACACCAACAACAACGAAGGGCGTTTTCGTACTCGGCCGGTCGCTCGAAGCTCGCAACGTTGGCTGAACACCGGGCGAATCGACGGTGCCGACTGGTATCAAAACATCGGGTTCGAAAACATCTTGAACTTGGGTTCGCTGCAAATCACGGGTGAGTACATTCTGACCCCAATGCAGGTGGAAGATCCAGCCGCGGGAGTGGACGACAACTTGTTTTTCCACGGTGGTTACATCTACGCGTCCTACTTCTTGACCGGCGAGCACATGCCGTACAACCGGTCGACAGGAACGTTGTCGCGCGTGACACCTCACGAAAACTTCTTCTTGGTGGATCGCTGCAACGGTTGTCGTGGCAGTGGCTGGGGAGCGTGGCAGGTGGCACTTCGATATGACCACCTCGATCTGACCGATGGTGGTGTCAACGGCGGCGTGGCGGATCTCTTCACCGCTGGCTTGAACTGGCACTGGACGCCTTACTCGAAGGTTCAGAACAACTTGGTGTGGGGTGAAATCAGTGATAGCGGATTGGCCGCCAACGGCAACAGTTCGCTTGACGCCCCGGTGGAAGCAGGAAACTTCCTGATCTTCGGAACTCGTTTCATGATTGATTTCTGA
- a CDS encoding efflux RND transporter periplasmic adaptor subunit, whose product MPFASPPRVLPPFVTLAVLCFVTGCTDSDSVATKPQPPRVTPVKTVAVQPTEVTRRSVQPATIHAYYRAEVRSQATGYVESFSADIGEYVESGTVLAKIAVPEKLQQRRIIDAKIRRLESQETQAAAGVQLAEASERSSRAKLAQAESERAAVEASLAAANAEFSRTEDLVNRGSLQNRMLDEARMKRDSESARKQAVESAVESARADVEVATAKIESSRADLETAKAETEIARRELDELNVWIDYAEIKAPFAGIVTERNIQPGDLVRAANDVGPVKPLFVISQINRVRVQIPVPEKDAPLVTPGDEVSLTFPSFASEAPLVAQVTRRSGSLDVNTRTMLVEVEMDNRDGKLLPGMFGQATINMDTKIAANMLPSQAIRFDESGNAFVYVVADDDTISIQEISTGMDDGNFIEVLTGVEPGQAVVDAHLSRFIDGQKVAVLEAAH is encoded by the coding sequence ATGCCTTTTGCAAGCCCGCCCCGCGTCCTGCCTCCATTTGTCACCCTCGCCGTGCTCTGTTTTGTGACTGGTTGCACCGACTCCGATTCAGTGGCAACAAAACCGCAACCTCCACGCGTCACCCCGGTCAAGACCGTCGCCGTCCAACCCACCGAAGTGACACGACGAAGCGTTCAACCGGCAACCATCCACGCTTACTACCGAGCCGAAGTTCGCTCGCAAGCAACCGGTTATGTGGAATCGTTCTCCGCCGACATTGGCGAGTATGTCGAATCAGGAACAGTCCTGGCGAAGATCGCTGTTCCTGAAAAACTGCAACAACGCCGGATCATCGACGCCAAAATCCGGCGTTTGGAATCACAAGAGACGCAAGCCGCCGCGGGCGTGCAGCTGGCTGAAGCAAGCGAACGGTCCTCACGAGCCAAATTGGCGCAGGCCGAATCCGAACGCGCCGCCGTGGAGGCGTCGCTCGCTGCCGCCAACGCGGAGTTCAGTCGAACCGAAGACTTGGTCAACCGAGGCTCTTTGCAGAATCGAATGCTCGACGAAGCTCGCATGAAACGCGACAGCGAATCAGCTCGCAAGCAAGCGGTCGAATCCGCCGTGGAATCGGCTCGCGCTGACGTGGAAGTCGCCACCGCAAAGATCGAATCCTCACGGGCTGATCTGGAAACCGCGAAAGCGGAAACGGAGATCGCCCGACGTGAACTCGATGAGCTCAACGTCTGGATCGACTACGCTGAAATCAAGGCTCCTTTCGCTGGCATCGTCACGGAACGAAACATTCAACCGGGCGACCTGGTGCGAGCCGCCAACGACGTTGGACCTGTCAAACCCTTGTTTGTGATCAGCCAAATCAATCGGGTACGAGTCCAAATCCCCGTCCCAGAAAAAGACGCTCCCTTGGTCACCCCCGGGGACGAAGTGAGTTTGACCTTCCCTTCCTTCGCGTCGGAAGCCCCTTTGGTTGCACAAGTCACCCGCCGCAGCGGCAGCTTGGATGTCAACACGCGAACCATGTTGGTCGAAGTCGAAATGGACAATCGTGACGGCAAACTTTTGCCCGGCATGTTTGGCCAAGCCACCATCAACATGGACACAAAGATCGCCGCCAACATGCTGCCTTCTCAAGCGATCCGTTTTGATGAATCAGGCAACGCATTTGTGTATGTGGTCGCGGACGATGACACGATCTCCATCCAAGAGATTTCGACGGGCATGGATGACGGCAACTTCATCGAAGTCCTGACCGGTGTCGAGCCCGGACAGGCGGTCGTCGACGCTCACTTGAGCCGCTTCATTGACGGACAAAAAGTCGCCGTTTTGGAGGCCGCTCACTGA
- a CDS encoding response regulator transcription factor, whose amino-acid sequence MTRLLLIEDQLKLRRNLSQVFEKDGYEVETCGTGEQGFYMATTEPFDALILDLSLPGRDGFQILSDLRAGGITLPVLILTARDSVDDRVRGLDLGADDYLVKPFAHLELLARVRALLRRSRPNQSAELKCNDVHIDVMARRVSRNGVEIELSVREYELLEYLMRHKNSNVTRQMLSIDIWKEPGGIMTNAIDVCVNSLRKKIELPGTSPLILTIRGVGYTIRETA is encoded by the coding sequence ATGACTCGCCTTCTTTTGATCGAAGATCAGTTGAAACTGCGTCGCAATTTGTCGCAGGTCTTCGAGAAAGACGGCTACGAGGTTGAGACTTGTGGAACAGGCGAACAAGGTTTCTACATGGCGACCACGGAACCCTTCGACGCGTTGATCCTCGATCTCTCATTGCCGGGCAGAGATGGCTTTCAAATCTTGTCCGACCTTCGTGCTGGTGGCATCACTTTGCCAGTCCTGATTTTAACCGCTCGAGACTCCGTGGACGATCGCGTCCGAGGATTGGATCTCGGAGCGGACGACTATCTGGTCAAGCCATTCGCTCACCTGGAACTGCTCGCTCGCGTCCGTGCTTTGCTGCGACGTTCGAGACCCAACCAGTCGGCCGAACTGAAGTGCAACGATGTTCACATCGATGTCATGGCACGACGTGTCAGCCGAAATGGAGTTGAGATTGAACTGAGCGTTCGCGAGTACGAGCTGTTGGAATACCTGATGCGTCACAAAAATTCGAACGTCACGCGGCAAATGCTATCCATCGACATTTGGAAAGAACCCGGTGGGATCATGACCAATGCCATCGATGTGTGCGTCAACAGTCTTCGAAAAAAGATCGAGTTGCCTGGAACATCTCCTTTGATCCTGACCATTCGTGGTGTGGGCTACACGATTCGAGAAACAGCATGA
- a CDS encoding sensor histidine kinase encodes MNRISIRWRIAVWSTLAFGIVLFAFAALLYGMLYRMHYRQVDDGLKNRFEKVRVDLETTTTPDQNFANWVRKFGKHLEISGVAVAPDGRIVAAANSLNQMPDSEWKTIVQPGPVFDSQMIPGFGHGRLARGSIETPTGTHTLILVAEMEHIDEELRGVAKVLWSTIPLMLVMVVIVSYVLAMKALSPVEQLTQRSNEITAENLHQRLPVPNPHDELGHLAKTINSMISRLEKSFAEVRRFSDDASHELRTPVTIIQSEAEMGLELTDVQDEASTRFKSILEECSRLTAVTSQLLALSRSESSAAGMKLASIDLEAMAEEVIRSLQPRITGRQLSLALIRNGPMKIESDQERVRQVFHNLLENSIKYTPTGGNIEVVLTHSSNLVNIEFRDSGIGIGAEHSDRIFDRFYKAHSGDEGLSSQHDQNSFPPSTGLGLSIVRSILDSLGGEIELIERPPWRTVFQVSLPTKPS; translated from the coding sequence ATGAATCGGATCAGTATCCGTTGGCGGATCGCCGTTTGGAGCACGCTCGCATTTGGCATTGTCTTGTTTGCCTTTGCCGCATTGCTCTACGGCATGCTTTATCGGATGCACTACCGTCAGGTCGATGATGGTCTGAAGAACCGATTCGAGAAAGTCCGTGTTGATCTGGAAACAACTACGACGCCGGATCAAAATTTCGCGAACTGGGTCCGCAAATTTGGAAAGCATCTGGAAATTTCTGGAGTTGCAGTGGCTCCTGACGGTCGCATCGTGGCGGCGGCCAACTCGCTGAATCAGATGCCTGATTCCGAATGGAAAACGATCGTGCAACCAGGCCCGGTGTTCGATTCCCAAATGATCCCAGGATTCGGACACGGCCGGCTCGCTCGCGGTTCGATCGAAACGCCCACCGGCACGCACACGTTGATTCTCGTTGCCGAAATGGAGCACATCGATGAAGAGCTTCGAGGCGTCGCGAAAGTCCTGTGGTCCACCATTCCTTTGATGCTGGTCATGGTGGTGATTGTGTCCTACGTCTTGGCGATGAAGGCACTATCTCCGGTCGAACAATTGACCCAACGCAGCAACGAGATCACGGCTGAAAACCTACATCAACGGTTGCCGGTTCCGAACCCGCACGATGAACTCGGACATCTCGCAAAAACCATCAACTCGATGATTTCCCGGTTAGAAAAATCGTTCGCGGAAGTCCGACGGTTCTCTGACGACGCTTCTCACGAATTACGCACACCGGTGACGATCATCCAAAGCGAAGCGGAGATGGGACTGGAACTCACAGACGTTCAAGACGAAGCAAGCACGCGATTCAAAAGCATTTTGGAGGAGTGTTCCCGTTTGACAGCCGTGACCAGTCAACTGCTTGCTTTGTCACGCAGTGAATCGAGCGCGGCTGGAATGAAATTGGCTTCGATCGATTTGGAAGCAATGGCAGAAGAGGTGATCCGCTCGCTGCAACCTCGAATCACGGGCCGACAGTTGTCATTGGCCTTGATCCGCAACGGCCCAATGAAAATCGAATCTGACCAAGAACGTGTGCGGCAAGTCTTTCACAACTTGCTCGAAAACTCGATCAAGTACACACCAACCGGAGGCAACATCGAAGTCGTCTTGACCCATTCATCCAATCTCGTGAACATCGAATTCCGAGACTCCGGGATTGGAATTGGGGCCGAACATTCCGACCGAATCTTTGATCGCTTCTACAAAGCCCACTCGGGCGACGAAGGATTGAGTTCGCAGCACGATCAAAACTCCTTCCCACCCAGCACGGGTCTTGGGCTCAGTATCGTGCGAAGCATTTTGGATTCCCTAGGAGGCGAAATCGAACTGATCGAGCGACCTCCGTGGAGGACCGTGTTTCAAGTGAGTTTGCCTACCAAGCCTTCGTGA
- a CDS encoding GxxExxY protein: MEFDKLSHRVIGCAIEVHRELGPGLLESAYEQCLAHELRKNSILFQLQHPQPVRYKDVALDCGYRIDLLVEGSIILELKSVEKLKGIHEAQLLTYMKLAGIRTGLLINFNVTRLKDGLRRFVL, encoded by the coding sequence ATGGAATTCGATAAACTGTCTCACCGAGTGATCGGGTGCGCGATCGAAGTGCACCGCGAATTGGGGCCTGGGTTGCTGGAGTCTGCCTATGAGCAATGCCTCGCCCATGAGTTGCGTAAGAATTCAATTCTGTTTCAGCTCCAGCACCCGCAGCCGGTTCGCTACAAAGACGTGGCGTTGGATTGTGGCTATCGGATCGATTTGTTGGTGGAGGGCTCCATTATTCTCGAACTGAAGAGCGTCGAGAAATTGAAGGGGATTCACGAGGCTCAATTGCTGACTTACATGAAGCTGGCGGGAATTCGGACGGGGCTCTTGATCAATTTCAACGTGACACGGCTCAAAGACGGGCTCCGTCGCTTTGTGCTTTGA